In the Acidobacteriota bacterium genome, one interval contains:
- a CDS encoding DUF4910 domain-containing protein produces the protein MRRTGLVVVLTLLVATGGGRVGLWADQHPELWTIPDIVFEALSGEAAKAHVIEISRFYREDATPGFHEAALYIAGAARQAGLRDVHIETFPVDGKIRHFNLTTRFGWAPRRGELWLADPRLKLADFKEISTHLATWSTPADVEAELVDVGAGRASDFEGKDVRGKIAFTSSPPADIQAEAVGRRGAIGIVSYWSPITRLTFPDQVQWLDTNNNRLAEKCFAFVLSRRQGLALKDRLVKGPVKVHALVDAVLGPGQLEVVSAVIPGRELPDEEICLVAHICHFRPSSNDNASGCGLLLELARVWQDLIARGAIAAPRRTIRFLWVPENHGMVAYAEAHPEMSAKVKAALDLDMVGEDLDRANAIFRIIRTPESRPSFLNDVAEHFLQLVAEREVAAPSGTRSRFRYSVDPYTGGSDHAWLNDAGVGVPALLFTHWPDNFYHSSEDSPDKVDPTEMKRVGLIAFGAMRLLADARGADVDRLAERVASGGRTRIAQESSRALTQALDEPQAERARARLRSLLNLERDSVVSSAALDPSRREAIARIADGLFADERAAIDRTIARLPVPRRAAIMEGSALVPRRTGRYLSATWRNNVTDRLDPQSAERTITLLERLPQGDPSASELFNLFDGRRTLEDIAQILETQRFSEYMFNEYFGDGSLQPPHPYRGPRTNREELAELVVLLEKAGLVTTRASRLP, from the coding sequence ATGCGGCGTACCGGGCTGGTTGTCGTGCTCACACTTCTCGTTGCGACCGGCGGCGGCCGGGTCGGTCTCTGGGCGGATCAGCACCCTGAGCTCTGGACGATCCCCGACATTGTCTTCGAAGCGCTTTCCGGCGAGGCTGCCAAGGCGCACGTCATCGAGATCAGCCGTTTTTACCGCGAGGACGCGACGCCAGGGTTCCACGAAGCCGCGCTGTACATCGCGGGAGCAGCTCGGCAGGCCGGCCTTCGAGACGTGCACATCGAGACGTTTCCGGTCGACGGGAAGATCAGGCACTTCAATCTGACGACGCGCTTCGGGTGGGCGCCCCGGCGCGGTGAGCTCTGGCTCGCGGATCCGAGGCTCAAACTGGCGGACTTCAAGGAGATCAGCACCCACCTCGCGACGTGGAGCACGCCGGCGGACGTCGAGGCCGAACTCGTGGACGTCGGAGCGGGAAGAGCGTCCGACTTCGAGGGCAAGGACGTTCGGGGAAAGATCGCGTTCACCTCCAGCCCTCCGGCGGACATCCAGGCGGAGGCGGTCGGCCGCCGCGGCGCGATCGGCATCGTCTCCTACTGGTCGCCCATCACGCGATTGACGTTTCCGGACCAGGTCCAGTGGCTCGACACGAACAACAACCGGCTGGCCGAGAAGTGCTTTGCCTTCGTGCTGTCGCGGCGCCAGGGGCTGGCGCTCAAGGACCGTCTGGTGAAGGGGCCGGTCAAGGTCCACGCGCTGGTTGACGCGGTTCTCGGGCCGGGACAGCTCGAAGTGGTGAGCGCGGTGATCCCTGGACGGGAGCTGCCGGACGAGGAAATCTGTCTCGTCGCCCATATCTGCCATTTCAGGCCGAGCTCCAACGACAACGCCAGCGGATGCGGGCTGTTGCTCGAGCTCGCGCGCGTGTGGCAGGACCTGATCGCGCGCGGAGCGATCGCCGCGCCGCGCCGGACGATCCGGTTTCTCTGGGTGCCGGAAAATCACGGGATGGTCGCATACGCGGAAGCGCATCCCGAGATGAGCGCGAAGGTGAAGGCTGCGCTGGATCTCGACATGGTCGGCGAGGATCTGGACCGCGCTAATGCGATCTTCCGGATCATCCGCACGCCGGAGTCGAGACCGAGCTTCCTGAACGACGTCGCCGAGCACTTCCTCCAGCTCGTCGCAGAGCGGGAGGTCGCCGCACCGAGCGGAACTCGAAGCCGCTTTCGTTACAGCGTGGATCCGTACACGGGCGGAAGCGACCATGCGTGGCTCAACGACGCGGGCGTCGGCGTGCCCGCCCTTCTGTTCACTCACTGGCCGGATAACTTCTATCACTCCAGCGAGGACAGCCCCGACAAGGTCGATCCAACCGAGATGAAACGCGTTGGCTTGATCGCGTTCGGCGCGATGCGCCTTCTTGCGGATGCCCGGGGCGCGGACGTGGACCGTCTGGCGGAGCGGGTCGCCAGCGGCGGCCGGACACGGATCGCACAGGAGTCGAGCCGCGCCCTGACGCAGGCGCTCGACGAGCCCCAGGCGGAACGGGCACGGGCGCGACTGCGCTCGCTGCTGAACCTCGAGCGCGACAGCGTGGTGTCTTCCGCCGCGCTCGACCCGTCACGGCGCGAGGCGATCGCGCGGATTGCGGACGGCCTGTTCGCCGACGAGCGTGCGGCAATCGACCGGACGATCGCCCGGCTGCCGGTCCCTCGACGCGCTGCCATCATGGAGGGAAGCGCGCTCGTCCCGCGACGAACGGGGCGCTATCTGAGCGCCACGTGGCGCAACAACGTCACGGACCGCCTCGATCCGCAGTCGGCCGAGCGCACCATCACGTTGCTCGAGCGCCTGCCACAAGGGGACCCTTCCGCGAGCGAGTTGTTCAACCTGTTCGATGGGCGCCGCACGCTCGAGGACATCGCCCAGATTCTCGAGACTCAGCGGTTCAGCGAGTACATGTTCAACGAGTACTTCGGTGACGGCTCGCTCCAGCCGCCCCACCCCTACCGCGGCCCGCGAACGAACCGCGAGGAGCTGGCGGAGCTCGTCGTCCTGCTCGAAAAGGCGGGGCTCGTGACGACCCGGGCCTCCCGCCTCCCCTGA
- a CDS encoding DUF4910 domain-containing protein codes for MRRRTTPLVALCGLIGLGVATRAGDDVRHATVVPEAILRFIADEVNGFAAFNNLAVITTYHRTNGSDDLAALLVRMTAKWERYGFRNVQILRVPVRTGYEFFGLQNFDGQVPSRVRGAELRLVKPHPKLITTTESAPSALVGGSRAVDLTAPVVWIGRGDDPKNYEGKDLKGKIVLAGNALAEAVNQVAVHRYGAAGVLMFYDLPHNSGDNNDANLDTWMSPRGKDGSPSTFAFMLSNNQYRLLKGLLDRGEPVVVHAKVDVEIKQGDEAVFEMLDASIPGTTYPDEEFLIWAHMDHPLPGAVDNGSGMAVVMEIARTLRALVDNGVVPAPKRTIRFLWAPHVTGLYMYFSQHPERLGRIRGGLSIDSVGIDQAVFSSFFAVSKPSHALASYWTAALESLTEHLAQRTNRDLLDYSNLDNLYTPEGSRQQFNMRLQPYNGGGDEFQSNNNTVGIPTMAFGSAPVPPRHSQLNGLGYVDPTGLHRASYLGAALAFLFGWADADTVWRLTDEVYYRGLLHLTAEAEKARTALMVAARTEVPSAYARGRLLLKYGGERELTMLASLRPLVPAAPAALARIDERRRRIETFVASFQAELAGEFNRRCHELGLAAVEPAPTPEERALDELVPAPVPGIVGTSSYFGGYYEKVIGRERLASFQLNPNFAYGVMGYTEAHNFIDGKRSILDIYQATAAELWSEGYPHSHDITLTEAGRYMRMLEAAKVITLRKKRLEKP; via the coding sequence ATGCGCCGGCGAACGACTCCTCTTGTCGCGCTGTGCGGCCTGATCGGCCTGGGAGTCGCGACGCGCGCCGGCGACGACGTGCGTCACGCGACTGTCGTGCCGGAGGCGATCCTCCGCTTCATCGCGGACGAGGTCAATGGCTTCGCCGCGTTCAACAACCTCGCCGTCATCACGACTTACCACCGGACCAACGGCTCGGATGACCTCGCAGCGCTGTTGGTCCGGATGACCGCGAAATGGGAGCGGTACGGGTTTCGAAACGTGCAGATCCTCCGCGTACCCGTCCGCACCGGGTACGAGTTCTTCGGCTTGCAGAACTTCGACGGGCAGGTTCCCTCGCGCGTCCGCGGCGCCGAGCTGCGGCTGGTCAAACCGCATCCGAAGCTCATCACGACCACCGAAAGCGCGCCGAGCGCGCTGGTCGGCGGCAGTCGCGCGGTGGACCTCACCGCGCCCGTTGTCTGGATCGGCCGGGGTGACGATCCGAAGAACTACGAGGGCAAGGACCTCAAGGGCAAGATCGTGCTGGCGGGCAACGCCTTGGCGGAGGCCGTCAACCAGGTCGCGGTCCATCGCTACGGCGCCGCCGGCGTCCTGATGTTCTACGACCTTCCGCACAACAGCGGCGACAACAACGACGCCAACCTGGATACGTGGATGTCGCCGCGCGGGAAAGACGGGAGCCCGTCGACCTTCGCGTTCATGCTCTCGAACAACCAATACCGACTCCTGAAAGGACTCTTGGATCGGGGCGAGCCGGTGGTCGTGCACGCCAAGGTCGACGTAGAGATCAAGCAGGGTGACGAGGCCGTGTTCGAGATGCTCGACGCCTCGATTCCGGGGACCACCTATCCCGACGAGGAGTTCCTGATCTGGGCGCACATGGATCATCCGTTGCCGGGCGCCGTGGATAACGGGAGCGGCATGGCGGTCGTGATGGAGATCGCTCGCACACTTCGGGCACTCGTCGACAACGGGGTGGTGCCGGCGCCCAAACGAACCATCCGGTTTCTCTGGGCGCCCCACGTGACCGGGCTCTACATGTACTTCTCGCAGCATCCGGAGAGGCTGGGAAGGATTCGCGGCGGCCTCTCGATCGACAGCGTCGGAATAGACCAGGCCGTCTTCTCGAGCTTCTTCGCGGTGAGCAAGCCCTCGCACGCGCTCGCCTCGTACTGGACGGCCGCGCTCGAGAGTCTGACGGAGCATCTGGCGCAGCGCACCAATCGCGATCTGCTCGACTACAGTAACCTCGACAACCTGTACACCCCAGAAGGGTCACGGCAGCAGTTCAACATGCGGCTTCAGCCGTACAACGGGGGCGGCGACGAATTCCAGTCCAACAACAACACCGTGGGTATCCCGACCATGGCTTTCGGGAGCGCCCCTGTGCCGCCGCGCCACAGCCAGCTGAACGGCCTCGGCTACGTCGATCCGACAGGATTGCATCGCGCGTCGTACCTCGGGGCGGCCCTCGCCTTCCTCTTCGGCTGGGCCGATGCCGACACCGTGTGGCGCCTGACCGACGAGGTCTACTACCGGGGCCTGCTGCACCTGACGGCGGAGGCTGAGAAAGCTCGGACCGCCCTGATGGTGGCCGCGAGGACGGAAGTGCCCTCCGCGTACGCGCGCGGGCGTCTTCTGCTGAAGTACGGCGGCGAGCGCGAGCTCACGATGCTCGCCTCGCTAAGGCCGCTCGTCCCGGCCGCGCCGGCCGCGCTCGCCCGCATCGACGAGCGACGTCGTCGCATCGAAACGTTCGTGGCATCGTTCCAGGCCGAACTCGCCGGCGAGTTCAATCGGCGCTGCCACGAGCTCGGTCTTGCTGCGGTGGAGCCGGCGCCCACGCCCGAAGAACGCGCCCTGGATGAACTGGTGCCGGCGCCGGTTCCCGGCATCGTGGGCACCTCCTCCTACTTCGGCGGCTACTATGAGAAGGTCATTGGCAGGGAGAGGCTTGCCTCCTTCCAGTTGAACCCGAATTTCGCATACGGCGTCATGGGCTACACGGAGGCGCACAACTTCATCGACGGCAAGCGCAGCATTCTAGACATCTATCAGGCGACCGCCGCCGAGTTATGGAGCGAGGGTTACCCCCACTCGCACGACATCACGCTGACCGAGGCCGGCCGCTATATGCGGATGCTCGAAGCGGCCAAGGTCATCACTTTGAGGAAGAAGCGGCTCGAGAAGCCGTAG